A stretch of the Neisseria sp. DTU_2020_1000833_1_SI_GRL_NUU_006 genome encodes the following:
- a CDS encoding EamA family transporter, whose translation MSSRTATILTTAFAPLIWGSTYLVTTEFLPPDRPFTAALIRVLPAGLLLLAWTRRIPKRDEWATVVLLGFLNIGFFQAMLFVAAYRLPGGLAAVLSSTQTLMVLVFTWLIGKTMPPKAAWAWSAAGVLGIALLVLSPQARYDGTGILAALAGAAAMALGVYLSKHRRTSLPILAFTGWQLFIGGLFLLPVALLAEPRLESLSPANIGGYLYLSLFGAVLAYVLFFRGIAKLSPAAVSSLGLLSPVSAFILGWLFLGQGMDAKSLAGFALVLVSIFGVQRAVMKKVV comes from the coding sequence ATGTCCAGCCGCACCGCCACCATCCTGACCACCGCATTCGCCCCGTTGATTTGGGGCAGCACCTATCTCGTGACCACCGAATTTCTGCCGCCGGACCGACCGTTCACCGCCGCGCTTATCCGTGTTTTACCCGCCGGGCTTTTGCTGTTGGCGTGGACACGGCGTATCCCCAAACGCGATGAATGGGCGACGGTTGTCTTGCTCGGTTTTTTAAACATCGGCTTTTTTCAGGCCATGCTGTTTGTGGCGGCGTATCGCTTGCCGGGCGGACTGGCGGCGGTGTTGAGTTCGACGCAGACGCTGATGGTGCTGGTGTTTACTTGGTTAATCGGCAAAACCATGCCGCCTAAAGCAGCTTGGGCTTGGTCGGCGGCAGGGGTTTTGGGGATTGCGCTTTTGGTTTTGTCGCCGCAGGCGCGCTATGACGGGACGGGGATTTTGGCGGCATTGGCGGGCGCGGCGGCGATGGCGTTGGGCGTGTATTTGTCGAAACACCGCCGCACTTCGCTGCCCATATTGGCGTTCACCGGCTGGCAGCTTTTCATCGGCGGATTATTTTTACTGCCCGTCGCCCTGCTTGCCGAACCGCGGCTCGAATCTTTAAGCCCCGCCAATATCGGCGGCTATCTGTATTTGAGCCTGTTTGGTGCCGTATTGGCTTATGTGTTGTTTTTCAGAGGAATCGCCAAACTTTCGCCTGCTGCGGTTTCGTCGTTGGGATTGCTCAGCCCTGTCTCGGCATTTATCTTGGGCTGGCTGTTTTTAGGGCAAGGGATGGACGCGAAGTCGCTGGCGGGATTTGCGTTGGTGTTGGTATCGATATTCGGTGTACAGCGGGCGGTCATGAAAAAGGTCGTCTGA
- a CDS encoding 2-isopropylmalate synthase: MQLDIDRLVAYFGGVNALAEALKQHDPENAATTAAIYKWRTRGSLPLAQLQKLTALAEAQGRPLDLNAFLQKNESLERTEMTQTNRVIIFDTTMRDGEQSPGASMTKEEKIRIARQLEKMGVDVIEAGFAAASPGDFESVNAIAKIITKSTVCSLARAVENDVRKAGEAVSPALKKRIHIFIATSPIHMEHKLKMKPQQVIDAAVKAVKIAKEYTDDVEFSAEDAVRSDLDFLAKIFTAVIEAGATTINIPDTVGYSIPSVWYERISNIIKSVPNGDKVVWSTHCHNDLGMAVANSLAAIQAGVRQVECTINGLGERAGNASLEEIVMALKVRHDLFGLETGIDTTQIVPISKLVSTVTGYPIQPNKAVVGANAFAHESGIHQDGVLKHPETYEIMTAESVGWSTNRLTLGKLSGRSAFRSKLADLGIELESEEALNAAFARFKELADKKREIFDEDLHALVSDEMGSMNAESYKFISQKISTETGEEPRADIVFSIKGEEKRASATGSGPVDAIFKAIESVAQSGATLQIYSVNAVTQGTESQGETSVRLARGNRVVNGQGADTDVLVATAKAYLSALSKLEFGAAKPKAQGSGTI, from the coding sequence ATGCAATTAGACATTGACCGCTTAGTTGCTTATTTCGGCGGCGTGAATGCACTTGCCGAAGCGTTGAAACAGCACGATCCCGAAAATGCCGCAACAACCGCAGCCATCTATAAATGGCGCACGCGCGGGTCGCTGCCTTTGGCGCAACTGCAAAAGCTGACCGCGCTGGCGGAAGCGCAAGGCAGGCCGCTGGATTTGAATGCTTTTTTACAAAAAAACGAATCTCTGGAGAGAACAGAAATGACACAGACCAACCGCGTAATTATTTTCGACACCACCATGCGCGACGGCGAGCAGTCGCCCGGTGCATCCATGACCAAAGAGGAGAAAATCCGCATTGCCCGCCAGTTGGAGAAAATGGGTGTGGATGTGATTGAGGCAGGTTTTGCCGCCGCCAGCCCGGGCGATTTCGAGTCGGTCAATGCGATTGCCAAAATCATCACCAAATCCACAGTCTGCTCGTTGGCGCGTGCCGTTGAAAACGATGTGCGCAAAGCAGGTGAAGCCGTTTCCCCCGCGCTGAAAAAACGCATCCATATCTTCATTGCCACCAGCCCCATCCATATGGAGCACAAACTGAAAATGAAGCCGCAGCAGGTCATCGATGCGGCGGTCAAAGCAGTGAAAATCGCCAAAGAATACACCGACGATGTGGAATTTTCCGCTGAAGACGCCGTGCGTTCGGATTTGGACTTCCTCGCCAAAATCTTTACGGCGGTTATCGAAGCGGGCGCGACCACCATCAATATTCCCGATACCGTCGGCTACTCCATCCCTTCCGTGTGGTACGAGCGTATCAGCAACATCATCAAAAGCGTGCCCAACGGCGACAAAGTAGTCTGGTCGACCCACTGCCACAACGACTTGGGCATGGCGGTTGCCAATTCGCTGGCCGCTATTCAGGCAGGCGTGCGCCAGGTGGAATGCACCATCAACGGTTTGGGCGAACGCGCAGGCAATGCCAGCCTTGAAGAAATCGTGATGGCGTTGAAAGTGCGCCATGACCTTTTCGGCTTGGAAACCGGCATCGACACCACGCAAATCGTGCCGATATCCAAACTGGTGTCCACCGTTACCGGCTATCCGATTCAGCCCAACAAGGCGGTGGTCGGCGCAAACGCCTTTGCACACGAATCAGGCATCCATCAGGACGGCGTGTTGAAACACCCCGAAACCTATGAAATCATGACTGCCGAATCGGTCGGCTGGTCAACCAACCGCCTGACCTTGGGCAAATTGTCCGGCCGCAGCGCGTTCCGCAGCAAACTGGCGGATTTGGGCATCGAGTTGGAAAGCGAAGAGGCACTGAACGCCGCATTTGCCCGCTTCAAAGAACTCGCCGACAAAAAACGCGAAATCTTCGATGAAGACCTGCACGCGCTGGTGTCCGACGAAATGGGCAGCATGAACGCGGAAAGCTACAAATTCATCTCCCAAAAAATCAGCACCGAAACCGGCGAAGAGCCGCGCGCCGACATCGTGTTCAGCATCAAAGGCGAAGAAAAACGCGCTTCCGCCACCGGCTCCGGCCCTGTCGATGCGATTTTCAAAGCGATTGAGAGCGTGGCGCAAAGCGGCGCGACTTTGCAGATTTATTCCGTCAACGCCGTAACGCAAGGCACGGAAAGCCAAGGCGAAACCAGCGTTCGTTTGGCACGCGGCAACCGCGTCGTCAACGGTCAGGGCGCAGATACCGACGTTTTGGTCGCCACCGCCAAAGCCTACCTCTCCGCCTTGAGCAAACTGGAATTCGGTGCAGCCAAACCGAAAGCGCAGGGCAGCGGTACGATTTGA
- a CDS encoding 2Fe-2S iron-sulfur cluster-binding protein: MTHTITLPDQTTFTANDGETVLAAAARQNLNLPHSCKSGACGQCKAELVSGNIQMDEHSEQALSEAEKAQGKILMCCTTAQSDISINIPGYNANALPVRTLPARIESMVFKHDVALLKLALPKAPPFAFYAGQYIDLLLPGNVSRSYSIANSPDQEGILELHIRRRENGVCSEMIFGSEPKVKEKGIVRIKGPLGSFTLQEDSGKPIILLATGTGYAPIRSILLDLIRQDSSRAVHFYWGARHQDDLYALEEAQELTGRLKNVRFTPVLSKAAEGWQGEKGYVQTSAAKDYPDLSGYEVYACGSVAMTESAKSVLTAQCSLPETSFYSDAFSPA, encoded by the coding sequence ATGACCCACACCATTACGCTACCCGACCAAACCACCTTTACCGCCAACGACGGCGAAACAGTTTTAGCCGCTGCCGCCCGTCAAAACCTCAATCTGCCCCATTCCTGCAAAAGCGGGGCCTGCGGGCAATGCAAAGCCGAACTGGTGAGCGGCAATATTCAAATGGACGAACACTCCGAACAGGCCTTATCCGAAGCGGAGAAAGCGCAGGGCAAGATTTTGATGTGCTGCACCACCGCGCAAAGCGACATCAGCATCAACATCCCCGGCTACAACGCCAATGCGCTACCCGTCCGCACCCTGCCCGCCCGTATTGAAAGCATGGTTTTCAAACACGATGTCGCCCTCCTGAAACTTGCCCTGCCCAAAGCCCCGCCGTTTGCTTTCTACGCCGGGCAATACATTGATTTACTGCTGCCGGGCAACGTCAGCCGCAGCTACTCCATCGCCAATTCGCCCGACCAAGAAGGCATTTTGGAACTGCACATCCGCAGGCGCGAAAACGGCGTCTGCTCGGAAATGATTTTCGGCAGCGAACCCAAAGTCAAAGAAAAAGGCATCGTCCGCATCAAAGGTCCGCTCGGTTCGTTTACCTTGCAGGAAGACAGCGGCAAACCCATCATCCTTTTGGCAACCGGTACAGGCTATGCCCCCATCCGCAGCATCCTGCTCGACCTTATCCGCCAAGACAGCAGCCGCGCCGTCCATTTCTACTGGGGCGCGCGTCACCAAGATGATTTGTACGCACTCGAAGAAGCGCAAGAGCTGACAGGTCGTCTGAAAAATGTCCGCTTCACCCCCGTCCTATCAAAAGCTGCTGAGGGTTGGCAAGGCGAAAAAGGATACGTCCAAACCTCCGCCGCAAAAGATTATCCCGACTTGAGCGGTTATGAAGTTTATGCCTGCGGTTCCGTCGCCATGACCGAAAGTGCGAAATCGGTTTTAACCGCACAATGCAGTTTGCCTGAGACAAGCTTCTATTCGGATGCGTTTTCGCCGGCATAA
- the fghA gene encoding S-formylglutathione hydrolase translates to MSAHELHLLSRAKMFNGHQEQYRCFSKTCQTDMTFGIYLPPQVLKGYPAPVLYFLSGLHGDGSELIRQTGIQRFAAQWNIIVVFPDTSPRGSHISDSTDEFIGQGAGFYVDAAEQPWAAHYQMYSHISRELPDWVERHFPATQERSIAGFSMGGHGALSIALKNPGRYAAVSAFSPLCHPTASRGGKQAFAAYLGAESEAWQAYDSTSLVQTTSRKLPILIDQGSIDPLFPNELQPEAFVNAARANGFNVQYKVRPGYGHDYFFIASFIDSHIEFHAEALGL, encoded by the coding sequence ATGTCCGCACACGAATTACACCTGCTTTCCCGCGCCAAAATGTTCAACGGCCATCAAGAGCAATACCGCTGCTTTTCCAAAACCTGCCAAACCGATATGACTTTCGGCATCTACCTGCCGCCGCAAGTATTGAAAGGCTATCCCGCGCCGGTTTTGTATTTCTTGTCGGGATTGCACGGCGACGGCTCGGAACTGATACGCCAAACCGGCATCCAGCGTTTTGCCGCGCAATGGAACATCATCGTCGTTTTTCCCGACACCTCGCCGCGCGGCAGCCATATCAGCGACAGTACGGACGAGTTTATCGGACAAGGCGCGGGATTTTACGTCGATGCGGCCGAACAGCCGTGGGCGGCGCATTATCAGATGTACAGCCATATCAGCCGCGAACTGCCCGATTGGGTGGAACGGCATTTCCCCGCCACCCAAGAACGCAGCATCGCAGGTTTCAGCATGGGCGGACACGGCGCGCTTTCCATCGCCCTGAAAAATCCGGGACGCTACGCCGCCGTTTCCGCGTTCTCCCCCTTGTGCCATCCGACCGCCAGCCGGGGCGGAAAGCAGGCGTTTGCCGCCTATCTGGGCGCGGAATCGGAGGCTTGGCAGGCTTACGACAGCACATCGCTCGTTCAGACGACCTCACGCAAGCTGCCGATACTCATCGACCAAGGCAGCATCGACCCGCTGTTCCCCAACGAATTACAACCCGAAGCCTTCGTCAATGCCGCCCGCGCCAACGGCTTCAACGTGCAATACAAAGTCCGCCCCGGCTACGGACACGATTATTTCTTCATCGCCAGCTTTATCGACTCGCATATCGAGTTTCATGCTGAGGCATTGGGTTTGTAA
- a CDS encoding proline--tRNA ligase has product MKASQFFISTLKEAPAEAALASHKLMIRAGLIKANASGLYTWMPMGLRVLRKVENVVREEMARAGSVELLMPVVQPAELWQESGRWEFYGKELLRLKDRHERDFCMGPTCEEVIADIVRKEINSYKQLPKNFYHIQTKFRDEVRPRFGVMRAREFVMKDAYSFHADYASLQTTYDAMYDAYCRIFTRLGLEFRPVAADTGSIGGTGSHEFQVLAESGEDVIAYSDTSDYAANIELAPTLPLKGERAATQAELAKVHTPNVKTIDSLVDFLSIPIEKTLKSIVVEGENEGEIVLLLLRGDHEFNDIKAEKLAGVKSPLTMADPAAIRVQFGANGGSLGPVGFTGKVYADFATEKGADWVIGANEDDYHYTGFNFGRDAAEPEFVDLRNVVEGDESPDGQGRLKLARGIEVGHVFQLRDKYTQAMNVSFLDNNGKSQIMEMGCYGIGITRVVAAAIEQNNDEKGIIWTKAMAPFEVVIVPMNYKKSDSVREAADKIYAELLAAGADVLLDDRDERAGVLLNDSELLGIPHRIVIGDRALKEGNVEYAERRDNQAQTVGLNEIAGKVLAALKD; this is encoded by the coding sequence ATGAAAGCCAGCCAATTTTTCATTTCCACCCTGAAAGAAGCCCCTGCCGAAGCCGCGCTTGCCAGCCACAAGCTGATGATTCGCGCCGGTCTGATTAAAGCCAACGCGTCTGGCCTTTATACTTGGATGCCGATGGGGCTGCGCGTGTTGCGCAAAGTTGAAAACGTCGTGCGCGAAGAAATGGCGCGCGCGGGCAGCGTGGAGTTGCTGATGCCGGTGGTGCAGCCTGCCGAACTGTGGCAGGAATCCGGCCGCTGGGAATTTTACGGTAAAGAACTGCTGCGCCTGAAAGACCGCCACGAACGCGATTTCTGCATGGGCCCGACCTGCGAGGAAGTCATCGCCGACATCGTGCGCAAAGAAATCAACAGCTACAAACAGCTGCCGAAAAACTTTTACCACATCCAAACCAAATTCCGCGACGAAGTGCGTCCGCGCTTCGGCGTGATGCGCGCGCGCGAGTTCGTCATGAAAGACGCCTATTCCTTCCATGCCGACTACGCCTCGCTTCAGACGACCTATGATGCCATGTACGATGCTTACTGCCGCATCTTCACCCGTCTGGGCTTGGAATTCCGCCCCGTCGCCGCAGACACCGGCAGCATCGGCGGTACCGGTTCGCACGAGTTTCAAGTGTTGGCGGAAAGCGGCGAAGATGTGATTGCATATAGCGACACTTCCGATTACGCCGCCAATATCGAGCTGGCTCCGACCTTGCCGCTCAAAGGCGAACGCGCAGCCACTCAGGCAGAGCTGGCCAAAGTACACACGCCGAACGTCAAAACCATTGATTCATTGGTTGATTTCCTCAGCATTCCGATTGAAAAAACACTGAAATCCATCGTGGTCGAAGGCGAAAACGAAGGCGAAATCGTCTTATTGCTGTTGCGCGGCGACCATGAGTTCAACGACATCAAAGCCGAAAAACTCGCAGGCGTGAAATCGCCGCTGACCATGGCAGATCCTGCCGCCATCCGAGTGCAGTTCGGTGCAAACGGCGGCTCGCTCGGCCCTGTCGGCTTCACAGGCAAAGTCTATGCCGATTTTGCCACCGAAAAAGGCGCAGACTGGGTTATCGGCGCGAATGAAGACGACTACCACTATACCGGCTTCAACTTCGGCCGCGACGCCGCCGAGCCTGAATTCGTCGATTTACGCAACGTCGTTGAAGGCGACGAAAGCCCCGACGGACAAGGCCGTCTGAAACTGGCGCGCGGCATCGAAGTCGGACACGTTTTCCAATTACGCGACAAATACACCCAAGCCATGAACGTGAGCTTCCTCGACAACAACGGCAAATCGCAAATCATGGAAATGGGCTGCTACGGCATCGGCATCACCCGCGTCGTTGCCGCCGCCATCGAGCAGAACAACGACGAAAAAGGCATCATCTGGACAAAAGCGATGGCGCCGTTTGAAGTCGTTATCGTGCCGATGAACTACAAAAAATCAGACTCCGTACGCGAAGCCGCCGACAAAATCTACGCCGAACTGCTAGCGGCAGGCGCGGACGTCCTCCTCGACGACCGCGACGAACGCGCAGGCGTGCTGCTGAACGACTCCGAGCTTCTGGGCATCCCACACCGCATCGTCATCGGCGACCGCGCCTTGAAAGAAGGCAATGTCGAATACGCCGAACGCCGCGACAATCAGGCACAAACCGTGGGCTTGAATGAAATCGCCGGCAAAGTATTGGCTGCATTGAAAGACTAA
- a CDS encoding helix-turn-helix domain-containing protein yields the protein MNDGKIINNKLELHTYASGELGWCITHKMPVRNPLGEIIAMLGVSVDVETNDSNRPELNKKVALIEKYIAGHFDQNIKMKDLEAVSRLSTAQIERYFKKIFHITPSQYIQKIRIEAAMAMLETGLSVTEISARCGYSDHSAFTRQFKALVGLVPSEFKKSR from the coding sequence TTGAACGACGGCAAAATCATCAACAATAAGCTGGAGCTGCATACTTATGCTTCGGGAGAACTGGGCTGGTGTATCACGCATAAAATGCCGGTGCGCAATCCTTTGGGTGAAATTATTGCCATGCTTGGTGTGTCTGTGGATGTGGAAACCAATGACAGCAACCGCCCCGAGCTGAATAAAAAAGTCGCGCTGATTGAAAAATACATTGCCGGCCACTTCGACCAAAACATAAAAATGAAAGACTTGGAAGCCGTTTCACGTCTTTCCACCGCCCAAATCGAGCGTTATTTCAAAAAGATTTTCCACATCACACCTTCGCAATATATTCAAAAAATACGCATCGAAGCAGCCATGGCGATGTTGGAAACAGGCTTGTCGGTAACGGAAATTTCTGCCCGCTGCGGCTATTCCGATCACAGTGCATTTACGCGTCAGTTTAAGGCACTGGTAGGATTGGTACCATCTGAATTTAAGAAATCAAGATAA
- a CDS encoding proline racemase family protein, whose product MPHTEYTFSVIDSHTGGEPTRVVYDGFPELFGSSLQEQCADFAKRFDHLRRALILEPRGSEVLVGALLCKPQAPTSVAGVIFFNNSGYLGMCGHGTIGLIKTLQHLKRIDIGTHIIETPVGDVRCTLYEDGSVSVRNVPAYRYRKDVSLDVEGIGSITGDIAWGGNWFFLVNDHGCTISPDNLEQLTDISWRIRTALNAQGISGKDGQEIDHIELFGKTDTADSRSFVLCPGKAYDRSPCGTGTSAKMACLAADGVWPSEKEWVQESIIGSRFAASYETLSDDLHSEGLIIPTIKGEAHIHAASEIFVNADDPFRYGIETS is encoded by the coding sequence ATGCCGCATACCGAATATACTTTTTCCGTGATTGACTCCCATACCGGCGGTGAGCCGACCCGTGTAGTGTATGACGGATTTCCCGAGCTTTTCGGCAGCAGTTTGCAGGAGCAGTGTGCCGATTTTGCCAAACGTTTCGACCATTTGCGTCGTGCGCTGATTTTGGAGCCGCGTGGTTCGGAAGTTTTGGTCGGGGCGTTGTTGTGCAAGCCGCAAGCCCCTACTTCTGTCGCCGGCGTGATTTTCTTTAACAACAGCGGTTATTTGGGTATGTGCGGCCACGGCACCATCGGTTTGATTAAAACGCTGCAACACCTCAAACGCATTGATATCGGCACGCATATCATCGAAACGCCGGTGGGCGATGTACGCTGCACGTTGTATGAAGACGGCTCGGTCAGCGTGCGCAACGTACCGGCCTACCGCTACCGTAAAGACGTGTCGCTTGACGTTGAGGGCATTGGCAGCATCACCGGCGATATTGCTTGGGGCGGCAACTGGTTTTTCTTGGTGAATGACCACGGCTGCACCATCTCGCCCGACAATCTGGAGCAATTGACTGATATTTCATGGCGCATCCGCACCGCGCTGAATGCGCAGGGCATTAGCGGCAAAGACGGGCAGGAAATAGACCACATCGAGCTGTTCGGGAAAACCGATACTGCAGACAGCCGCAGCTTTGTGCTCTGTCCCGGCAAAGCTTACGACCGCTCGCCTTGTGGCACGGGCACCAGCGCGAAGATGGCCTGTTTGGCTGCAGACGGCGTGTGGCCATCTGAAAAAGAGTGGGTGCAGGAAAGCATAATCGGCAGCCGCTTTGCTGCTTCTTATGAAACACTTTCAGACGACCTTCATTCGGAAGGTCTGATAATCCCCACCATCAAGGGAGAGGCACATATTCATGCGGCATCGGAAATTTTTGTAAACGCGGATGATCCGTTCCGCTACGGAATTGAAACATCATGA
- a CDS encoding FAD-dependent oxidoreductase — MSSQIFSAAVVGGGIVGLSIALELQRCGESVLLLERDTVCGGASYGNAGHIATEQVFPIASPDVLKQLPKMLLDPLGPLRLDWKYLPKITPWLFSLLYNLTPKRFQHSHRALMALNSLALAAWRKFAQEWRVEQHIRIDGSLLVCETENGQSALQKHGRVLNELGVVNEWLDYAGLHEREPALADTQRGALFYPHTGHVVDLAGMAADLQHAFIQAGGTISEHTDVSDIQLFSDDLFRIIGGSKAFEAKHVVIAAGAFSKPWLKKLCGSDVPLDAERGYHLMLPQSLNILNVPVSSFERKFIMTPMNAGLRLAGTVEFAGLDAPPNMERAQQLFHLAESMLKGRLNRQGAVSWMGFRPSIADSLPVIDRKENIFLAFGHQHLGLTQAPLTAKLVKALYFGEQPAIDLSPYRFSRF, encoded by the coding sequence ATGAGCAGCCAAATTTTTTCTGCAGCCGTGGTTGGTGGCGGCATCGTCGGATTGAGCATCGCGCTGGAATTGCAGCGTTGCGGCGAAAGCGTACTGTTGTTAGAGCGGGACACTGTATGCGGAGGCGCATCTTATGGCAATGCCGGGCATATCGCCACCGAGCAGGTGTTTCCGATTGCATCGCCGGACGTGCTCAAGCAACTGCCGAAAATGCTGCTCGACCCGCTTGGACCGTTGCGGCTGGACTGGAAATACCTGCCTAAAATCACGCCGTGGCTGTTCAGCCTGCTGTACAACCTTACGCCCAAACGCTTCCAGCACAGCCACCGCGCCCTGATGGCACTAAACAGTCTTGCTTTGGCTGCATGGAGGAAGTTTGCACAAGAATGGAGAGTGGAACAACATATCCGTATCGACGGTTCGCTGTTGGTGTGCGAAACCGAAAACGGGCAATCAGCGTTACAGAAACACGGCAGGGTGTTGAATGAATTAGGTGTGGTCAACGAATGGCTTGACTATGCCGGTCTGCATGAACGCGAACCTGCGCTGGCCGATACGCAACGCGGTGCGCTGTTTTACCCTCATACCGGTCATGTGGTCGATTTGGCAGGTATGGCGGCTGATTTACAGCACGCTTTCATACAGGCGGGCGGTACGATCAGTGAACATACCGACGTTTCCGATATCCAATTATTTTCAGACGACCTGTTCCGCATCATAGGCGGTAGTAAGGCGTTTGAAGCCAAACATGTGGTGATTGCTGCCGGTGCGTTTTCTAAACCATGGTTGAAAAAACTGTGCGGCAGCGACGTACCGCTTGATGCGGAACGCGGTTACCACCTGATGTTGCCGCAAAGCCTAAATATTTTGAACGTGCCGGTAAGCAGCTTTGAGCGCAAATTCATCATGACGCCCATGAACGCAGGCTTGCGCCTGGCCGGTACAGTGGAGTTTGCCGGGCTGGATGCACCGCCGAATATGGAACGGGCTCAGCAGCTCTTTCACTTGGCAGAATCTATGCTCAAAGGTCGTCTGAACCGGCAAGGTGCCGTGTCGTGGATGGGTTTTCGACCGTCGATTGCCGATTCCCTGCCGGTAATCGACCGAAAAGAAAACATTTTTCTGGCGTTCGGGCATCAGCATTTGGGCTTAACCCAAGCACCGCTCACCGCAAAACTGGTGAAAGCCTTGTATTTTGGAGAACAGCCTGCAATAGATTTAAGCCCTTACCGTTTTAGCCGTTTCTGA
- the dapA gene encoding 4-hydroxy-tetrahydrodipicolinate synthase, which yields MNIEGILVPIVTPFTADNQVDTTLLAELVDAFIAKGVRGIVACGTTGEYYALSEAERETVLTTIVKAAAGRCTLIAGVSDMSSEVAAQRAARAKELGYDGLMLSAPPYSLPSQQGIIEHFEYVASKTDLPIILYNFPARIGVELEFETVVHLSKHPNIVGIKESTGNFSNALRMIQAKFDNFQVVCGCDDQPLDFFFWGVKSWIAGAANVFPGEQVALFNAAQAQDWDKARQILTDLYPALHSMESGDYNQKAKIGCLNGTKPAGKVRLPLHNLTMQEAAEFTALLK from the coding sequence ATGAATATCGAAGGTATTTTAGTTCCCATCGTTACCCCGTTTACCGCCGACAATCAAGTGGATACCACGCTGCTGGCCGAATTGGTGGACGCGTTTATTGCTAAAGGCGTGCGCGGCATCGTAGCCTGCGGCACCACGGGTGAGTATTACGCTTTGTCGGAAGCCGAACGCGAAACCGTATTGACCACCATCGTGAAGGCCGCTGCTGGCCGTTGTACGCTGATTGCCGGTGTCAGCGATATGTCGAGCGAAGTGGCTGCACAACGCGCCGCCCGAGCTAAAGAATTAGGCTACGACGGGCTGATGTTGTCGGCGCCGCCATACAGCCTGCCGTCGCAGCAAGGCATTATCGAGCACTTTGAATATGTGGCGTCTAAAACCGACTTGCCGATTATTCTCTACAACTTTCCCGCGCGTATCGGCGTAGAACTCGAATTTGAAACTGTGGTGCATTTGTCGAAACATCCCAACATCGTCGGTATCAAAGAAAGCACCGGTAATTTCTCTAACGCGTTGCGTATGATCCAGGCGAAATTCGACAACTTCCAAGTCGTGTGCGGCTGCGACGACCAACCTTTGGATTTCTTCTTCTGGGGTGTGAAAAGCTGGATTGCAGGTGCGGCCAATGTGTTCCCAGGTGAGCAGGTTGCCCTGTTTAACGCTGCCCAAGCCCAAGATTGGGATAAAGCCCGCCAGATTCTTACCGACCTTTATCCCGCCCTGCATTCGATGGAGTCGGGCGACTACAACCAAAAAGCTAAAATCGGCTGCTTAAACGGTACCAAACCCGCCGGAAAAGTGCGCCTGCCGCTGCACAATCTGACCATGCAGGAAGCCGCCGAGTTTACGGCATTGTTGAAATAA